One segment of Rhodopirellula baltica SH 1 DNA contains the following:
- a CDS encoding outer membrane protein assembly factor BamB family protein encodes MHTQCFVRSLTILLPLLLSTVVNADWTRFRGPNGSGIATSGAPTEFGKDKNFKWKLELPGRGVSSPIVVGDKVFVTCYSGYGYEGGNLEDLKRHLICADRKSGELLWKKTVNAKMPEDSWQGPGIPTHGYASNTPASDGTHVFAFFGKSGVYAYDLEGNEIWSQSVGQEPSLKGFGSAASPIVTDEHVIVNAADESLSIVWLDKKTGKEMHRAEADGLGECWTTPILVTNNGQSEIALSVIGEVWGLSNATGKLSWFANGVNSRNAQVSLIVDDGIVYATGEESYAIRVDGKNDVSEKNTRWEGRIRTRYATPVLVDGHLFSVSGSVVECVDARTGERVFQDRLPSTNAGSSGADRQPEGPGDQERGDGDRGDQRGGFGRDRGGRDAGGFDSGGRGGRGGGGGDDFASPVAAGGKIYVATNSGMVHVIEAKPEFKVIGSGDMTFDTSGFGGTPAISDDCLFMRSNTHLYCIGE; translated from the coding sequence ATGCATACTCAGTGCTTCGTTCGCAGTTTGACGATATTGCTTCCCCTTCTGCTTTCGACCGTGGTCAATGCCGACTGGACTCGGTTCCGCGGCCCCAATGGCTCCGGAATTGCGACATCAGGTGCGCCCACCGAGTTTGGCAAAGACAAGAACTTCAAATGGAAACTTGAACTTCCTGGCCGCGGGGTTTCCAGTCCGATCGTCGTTGGCGACAAAGTTTTTGTGACGTGTTACTCCGGCTATGGGTACGAAGGCGGTAACCTTGAAGACTTGAAGCGGCATTTAATCTGCGCCGATCGAAAGTCGGGAGAGTTGCTGTGGAAGAAGACGGTCAACGCCAAGATGCCAGAAGACTCGTGGCAAGGACCGGGAATTCCCACTCATGGTTACGCCAGCAACACGCCCGCCAGCGATGGAACACACGTCTTCGCGTTCTTCGGAAAGTCTGGTGTTTATGCCTACGATCTTGAGGGCAACGAGATCTGGAGCCAAAGCGTTGGGCAAGAACCGAGCCTCAAGGGATTTGGATCCGCCGCCAGTCCCATTGTGACCGATGAGCATGTCATCGTGAACGCGGCGGATGAATCGTTGTCGATCGTTTGGCTCGACAAGAAGACGGGTAAAGAAATGCACCGCGCCGAAGCCGATGGGTTGGGCGAGTGCTGGACGACGCCGATTTTGGTCACCAATAATGGTCAGAGTGAAATCGCTCTGTCGGTGATCGGCGAAGTCTGGGGGCTCAGCAACGCCACTGGTAAATTGAGCTGGTTCGCCAACGGCGTGAACTCGCGAAACGCTCAGGTTAGCTTGATCGTCGACGACGGCATCGTTTACGCAACCGGCGAAGAGAGCTATGCCATCCGTGTCGATGGCAAAAACGATGTGTCTGAAAAAAACACGCGCTGGGAAGGCCGTATACGCACCCGATACGCAACACCAGTCCTCGTTGACGGACACCTGTTCTCGGTGAGTGGTTCGGTGGTCGAGTGCGTTGACGCAAGGACCGGCGAACGTGTTTTCCAGGATCGGTTGCCCAGTACGAACGCCGGATCGTCAGGAGCCGACAGGCAACCAGAGGGACCCGGCGATCAGGAACGAGGCGACGGAGACCGAGGCGACCAGCGCGGCGGCTTCGGACGAGATCGAGGTGGTCGTGATGCGGGTGGTTTTGATTCCGGAGGGCGAGGCGGCCGGGGTGGTGGTGGCGGAGATGACTTTGCTTCGCCGGTCGCTGCCGGAGGCAAAATCTATGTCGCCACAAACTCCGGAATGGTGCATGTGATCGAAGCCAAGCCTGAATTCAAGGTCATCGGGTCAGGTGACATGACATTCGATACCAGCGGTTTCGGTGGAACGCCGGCCATCAGCGATGATTGTCTGTTCATGCGCTCGAACACTCACCTGTATTGCATCGGCGAATAG
- a CDS encoding CoA-binding protein → MNSIEKFLAAKTYAVAGASNRQHKYGNKVFRALLAANRETYPLNPAQDEIEGHQAYPSIADLPLVPEALSIITPPEVTRRVVADAIAAGVKHIWMQPGAEDEQASESAREAGITVIDDGSCILVLLARI, encoded by the coding sequence ATGAACTCAATCGAAAAGTTTCTCGCCGCAAAAACTTATGCAGTCGCCGGCGCATCCAACCGTCAGCACAAGTACGGCAACAAAGTCTTCCGCGCCCTGCTCGCGGCCAACCGCGAAACCTACCCACTCAATCCAGCCCAAGACGAAATCGAAGGCCACCAGGCCTACCCGTCGATCGCAGACCTACCGCTCGTCCCCGAAGCTCTCTCGATCATCACGCCACCCGAGGTCACTCGCCGAGTTGTCGCTGATGCGATCGCAGCCGGAGTAAAGCACATCTGGATGCAGCCCGGAGCCGAAGACGAACAAGCCAGCGAATCGGCACGCGAAGCCGGCATCACCGTCATCGACGACGGCAGTTGCATTCTCGTGCTATTGGCCCGCATCTAG
- a CDS encoding DUF1569 domain-containing protein: MEQLRELHFDDLNAAVREARSLLQSGYNRNGNWSLGQICRHLVLVQDPSVDGYPKWMSLFAFLRPVMRRILLPKVLSGDSPRGIRTASMFVPPADLDDAREVEAFSASVTRFYAHLGDYAPHPAFGRLPRERIEQIHSAHAAHHLRFLAPRD, from the coding sequence ATGGAACAACTGCGGGAACTACACTTCGACGATCTGAACGCGGCGGTCCGAGAGGCGCGGTCGCTACTGCAGAGCGGATACAACCGGAATGGCAATTGGTCGCTGGGGCAGATTTGCCGCCATCTGGTACTGGTGCAAGATCCGAGTGTTGATGGCTATCCGAAGTGGATGTCTCTGTTCGCGTTCTTGCGTCCTGTGATGCGACGAATCCTCTTGCCGAAAGTTCTTAGCGGCGATTCACCGCGTGGAATTCGCACAGCGTCGATGTTCGTTCCGCCGGCCGATCTGGATGACGCTCGTGAGGTTGAGGCTTTCTCTGCGAGCGTGACTCGGTTCTACGCTCACCTTGGTGACTATGCTCCGCATCCAGCGTTTGGGCGATTGCCACGTGAGCGGATTGAGCAAATTCATTCTGCACATGCCGCTCACCACTTGCGTTTCCTTGCACCCCGCGACTGA